CACCCTCGGGAACGAATTCCGTTGAATTTTATCGCCGTGTGAAACATTGCCGGCCGTGCCACGAACAAACGCGATCGGACACTTGGCACAGCCGAAGCAACCGCAAACGTTTTACGTGTCGCGGTCACATCCCGCGCACGGCCGTGGCGAAGGTTCGCACCACGTCGGCCGACGCATCGGTGATGGCCCAGTAGCCCATGCCCGCAGTACGCCAGTGCAACAGTTGGTAGCCGCGTTCCGTACGCAGTGCCTCGCCGGCATCGCCGCCCAGCTCCGGGCGGACGTAGAGATCGACCGGATGCTGCCCCGCGCGATAGACCAGCACCGCGACCGGCCGGCCATCAACGTAATCCAGCCGCCCGCCGATGAGCGGGAAGCCGCGCGCGGCCAGGTCGCCCACCGGGGGCGCGTAGTCGATGCGGCCGTTGAACCAGGGTTTCACGGTATGCCGGTCCGACGATTGCACGTCGATCTCGCGCGCGCCCAGCAAGGCGCGCACGTGGCTGGCCGTGATGTCGCGCGCCACCAGGGTCTCCGTATCCGGTCGGCCCAGCAGCACGCCGATCCCCAGCGCCAGCACCGCCAGCGAGCCGGCCCCCAGCCCCAGGCCGAACATCCGGCCCGGCACGGCGGTCGTCATCAGCCAGGCCAGCCCGCGTCGCCAACCGGAACGCGACGGCGCGCGACGGCGGGCCGCGGGCATGACGGACCGCGTCGCCTCCGCCTGCACGGCCTGCAGGATGCGTCCGGCCAGGCCCTGCGGCGCGGCCGCATAGAGCGCAGGCGCGCGCAGCCCCTGCCGCAACTCATGTGCCACCCTATCGTGGCGGGCCGCCGCGGCAGCGCACACAGCACACGTCGCCAGATGCGATTCAGTGCGCAGGCTGTCGGCCGCGCCCAGTTCGCCGTCGGCGCGGGCGGTCAGCAGGGCGCGGACGTCGTCACAGATCATCATGGTGCTCCTTGGCCGATGCGGCGCCGGAGGCCCGGATCGGCGTGACATTGGTGCGCTCGGAGGTATCCCCCTGCGTCAGCAGGCGCGCGAGCTGCTGACGCGCGCGCGCCAGCCGCGACATCACGGTGCCGACCGGCACGTCGACGATGGCCGCAATGTCGCGGTACGGCAGATCCTCCAGTTCGCGCAACACCAGCACTTCACGGTAAGCCACAGGCAGGCGGGCCAGCGCGGCCTGCATGCGCCGCACATCGTCGGCCCGCGCCAACAGGGCGGCGGGGTCCGCACCGTAAGCGGCGAGATCGTCGGCGGGAAGCGGGTCGACATCGTCCTGCCACGGCTGCATGCGCGCCTGCTTGCGGCGCGCGCATTCCGAGAACCACGTATTGCGCACGATGGCGAGCAGCCACGGGCGCCCATCGCCGCCGCGGAATCCGCCGAACAGCCTAAAGGCACGCAGACAGGCCTCCTGCACGACATCGTCGGCATCCTGGGCATCGCCGGTCAGCCAGCGTGCCAGGTTGTAGGCGGCATCCACATGGGGCAGCACGGCCTGCGCAAAGCGCTGCGCTTCGGTGGGCATGTCGACGGTCGGGTCAGGCAGGTCGGGCATGGTGGCCGGAAGGTGGGGTCCCCCCCGTTTACCGCGATGCGATCCAGTTTATTCCCGCCCCGCAAAAAAATCGCGAACCGGCCGCCGCGGTGGAATAAGCCGGCGGGCCGCCCGGTATGACAGGCAGGACCGGCCGCGCCAGTGCCGGATCACGAACCCGACACCAGGGGATTTCCATGACACCTCTTCCCGGGCGACGCCAGTTCATGCGGCTGGCGGCAGTGGGCGGACTGGTCTACGCCTCCGGCCTGCGCGGCTGGCAGGCGATGGCCGCCAACACCGGCATGCGCGATGACTTCTATTTCGTGCAGCTCTCCGACTCCCATTGGGGCTTCCAGGGTCCCCCCAATCCCGATGCGCGCGGCACGCTGCCCAAAGCGATCGCTGCCGTGAACGCGCTGTCGCCGGCGCCCGATTTCGTGGTGTTCACCGGCGATCTGACCCACATCACCGAAGACGTGGACGAACGGCGCCGCCGCCTGGCGGAATTCCGCGACATCGCCGCCGGCCTGAAGATACCGGTGGTGCACTACATGCCGGGCGAGCACGATGCCTCGCTCGACAACGGCGCCGCCTACAGCGAGCTGTTCGGCCGCACGCACTACGCCTTCGACCACAAGGGTGTGCACTTCATCGTGGTCGACAACGTATCGGACCCGTCCGCGCGCGTGGGCGAGGCACAGTTGGCGTGGCTGGCGGCAGACCTGCGCTCGGTGCCCGCGCACACGCCCATCGTGGTGTTCACGCACCGGCCGCTGTTCGACCTCTATCCGCAATGGGACTGGGCCACGCGCGACGGCGCACAGGTGGTCGACCTGCTGATGCCGCATCCCAACGTGACGGTCTTCTACGGCCACATCCACCAGGAACACCACCACATGACCGGGCACATCGCGCACCATTCGGCGCGCTCGCTGATGTTTCCGCTGCCGGCGCCGGGCTCGCAGCCCAAGCGCAATCCGATCCCGTGGGACGCCTCGCAGCCCTATCGCGGACTCGGCTGGCGCAACATCACAGCGCAAGGCAAGCGGGATGCCGCGACCTGGGCGCTGGCAGAACAGCCCATCCGGGCCGACGCCAAGGCCAACACACCGGAGACCTCCTGACCATGCTCCCCACCCTCCCACATGACCCACGGCGGCGACGCGCGCTGCGGCAGTTCACGGCGCTCGCCGCGGGTGCGGCACTGGCCTGCGTCGCGCACGGCGAAGACCCGCAGGTGATCCGGGTGCACGCCCGCAAGTTCACCTTCACGCCCGACCACATCACGCTCAAGCGCGGCGTGCCGGTAATGTTCGAGCTGACCGGTCAGGACATCCTGATGGGCTTTTCGATCCCGGACTTCAACGTGCGCGCGGATGTAGTCCCCGGCCAGACCGCACGGCTGGCCCTGACGCCCGACCGTGCCGGCACGTTCGAATTCCTGTGCGACATCTTCTGCGGGACCGGGCACGAGACGATGAACGGAACGCTGGTGGTCACCTGAACATCCGGCCAACCGGACACGGGCCGGCGGCGCATCGCACCGGCCCGCGTGCCGCTCACGCCATCGAGCGCGCCGCTAGCGATGCCCGCGCGCTGGCCAGGCAGGGCAGCCCTGCCTCACCCGGGCGGGACTCCCCGGGTTCGACCGCGATATCGTGTCGGGCAGGCGACTGCAATCGCTGTAGCACAGGCGCGATGCGCTTGGCGACCGTGTAGGGCATGGTCTGCGCAAACATGAAGCACCCGAACGCCAGCGTCGCCACACCGAGCGCAATCAGCCCGGCGACGGCAATGGGGTTGCCGATGGGCGGCGCCAGCTTGGGCAGCGAAAACAGCCCGAGCGCCAAGACCAGCAGGAACAGTCCATACAGAATGGTGGCCCAATACTCGAACGTGTCGCTGCGACGGATGACGACATCGATCCTGCTGCCGTCCCGCAACTGCAGAAAGCGACCGGCCCGGGCAAACTGGCCGGCCCTCAGTTCTCCATTGGAGCGGGCAATCAATGCCAGCACGGTGGACCGGTAGACCTGGTTGCCGACAATGCCGGTGGCACGCTGGACCAGCAGCGCGTTCAGCTCTTCCAGCAAAAAGGCCCGGGTGGCGGCATCCAGCCCATCCTGCTTGAGGGCGTCGACCAGGAACCGGCGCCGCCGCCCGCTGATGCGCTGGGCCAAAGACAGAATGCTGTTGAGCTTGAAGCCGCCCAACAATAGCGCGGCGAATGCCAGCGTCGCCACATTGCCGCTATCCCAAGCCTTGATCAGCCAGTCGATGAGTGTATCCATTGCGATGAATTCGTCCTGTGCGATGACGATGTTTTGTAATTAGGTCACCATTTTTGTCGGTCCGGACCCCAACGGCAAATATCCATTTGGATGGTTCACTGGTTATCAACATTTAAGCGGATGACCTGTTCAACGCACCCGAACTCAATGAAAATTAAAAAAAGGCAACAAAAATAATTACTCATCACTGAATTTAATTTCACTCACTTTACATCACCCAATTCGCCTCCGTAAGCTCGCCCTCAGAAAATCTAAACCGATCGGTTTAATGCATGCCATCTGCACCCTGGGAATGCAGGTACGATCATCCCCCTTTTGCAGATGTGCGCATCTCGCGTGCCTTCCCAAGCCACCGCGCGATAGGTGCTTTATTCCAAGTACTGCATCTGCTCCGACAAATCGATCGACGACATCCTTTCAGCGCAGCGCGATATTCCCCTGCCGTTTGAAGACATGCTCGAATGCTATACGCGATGCTTGACCGGATGCGGCTCATGCATCGACCAGATCCTCGCGTGCGTTAAAGACCGCAAGCCCTTCTTCGAAGCAGAACAGCAAGCGTAATCCCATGC
The nucleotide sequence above comes from Ralstonia solanacearum K60. Encoded proteins:
- a CDS encoding anti-sigma factor family protein; protein product: MMICDDVRALLTARADGELGAADSLRTESHLATCAVCAAAAARHDRVAHELRQGLRAPALYAAAPQGLAGRILQAVQAEATRSVMPAARRRAPSRSGWRRGLAWLMTTAVPGRMFGLGLGAGSLAVLALGIGVLLGRPDTETLVARDITASHVRALLGAREIDVQSSDRHTVKPWFNGRIDYAPPVGDLAARGFPLIGGRLDYVDGRPVAVLVYRAGQHPVDLYVRPELGGDAGEALRTERGYQLLHWRTAGMGYWAITDASADVVRTFATAVRGM
- a CDS encoding RNA polymerase sigma factor, coding for MPDLPDPTVDMPTEAQRFAQAVLPHVDAAYNLARWLTGDAQDADDVVQEACLRAFRLFGGFRGGDGRPWLLAIVRNTWFSECARRKQARMQPWQDDVDPLPADDLAAYGADPAALLARADDVRRMQAALARLPVAYREVLVLRELEDLPYRDIAAIVDVPVGTVMSRLARARQQLARLLTQGDTSERTNVTPIRASGAASAKEHHDDL
- a CDS encoding metallophosphoesterase family protein, producing MTPLPGRRQFMRLAAVGGLVYASGLRGWQAMAANTGMRDDFYFVQLSDSHWGFQGPPNPDARGTLPKAIAAVNALSPAPDFVVFTGDLTHITEDVDERRRRLAEFRDIAAGLKIPVVHYMPGEHDASLDNGAAYSELFGRTHYAFDHKGVHFIVVDNVSDPSARVGEAQLAWLAADLRSVPAHTPIVVFTHRPLFDLYPQWDWATRDGAQVVDLLMPHPNVTVFYGHIHQEHHHMTGHIAHHSARSLMFPLPAPGSQPKRNPIPWDASQPYRGLGWRNITAQGKRDAATWALAEQPIRADAKANTPETS
- a CDS encoding cupredoxin domain-containing protein; this encodes MLPTLPHDPRRRRALRQFTALAAGAALACVAHGEDPQVIRVHARKFTFTPDHITLKRGVPVMFELTGQDILMGFSIPDFNVRADVVPGQTARLALTPDRAGTFEFLCDIFCGTGHETMNGTLVVT